Below is a window of Candidatus Methylomirabilota bacterium DNA.
GCGTGCCGCAAACGGTCAAGTACGCGCTCTCCTACCTCTTCGCCCAGTCCGAGTTCGGCCTGCTCTGCCCCGTCAACATGACGGACTCGACCGCGCGGATGCTGAAGCACTACGCGAGCGACGAGCTCAAGGCGGCCTGGATCCCGCGCCTGACCACGACCGACTTTCCCCAGCTCCTCCAGGGGACGCAGTGGATGACCGAGAAGACGGGCGGCTCCGACGTCGGCGCCGCGACCACGCTCGCGCGCAAAGGCGCCGACGGGCTCTGGCGGCTCTGGGGCGACAAGTGGTTCTGCTCCAATGCCAACGCGGATGTCGCGCTGACGCTGGCCCGGCCCGAGGGCGCGCCCAAAGGCACGCGGGGGCTCGGCATGTTCCTCGTCCCCAAGTACCTGCCCGACGGCACCAAGAACGGCTGGGTCATCAATCGGCTCAAGGACAAGTTCGGTTCTCGCTCGATGGCCTCGGGCGAGGTGACGTACCACGGCGCTGTGGCGTATGTCGTCGGTGACGTCGGCCGCGGCTTCAAGCAGATGATGGAGATGGTCAACCTTTCCCGGCTCTCCAACGCGATGCGCGCCGCGGGGATCATGAGGCGGGCGTTCCTGGAATCGGTTGTCCATGCGCAAGGCCGCGCGGCCTTCGGCGGGCCGCTCATCGCGCTGCCTCTGCTCCGCGCCAACCTGATGGAGATGCTGCTCGACGTCGAGGCCGCGGCCTCGGTCGTCTTCAACGCCGCGGCGGTGTTCGACCGCTGGGACGGCGGCTCCGCCGAGGACCGCAAGCTCTTCCGCATCTGGACGCCGATCGCCAAGTGCTGGACCACGGCGCGGGCGCGCGCGGTTGCGAGCGAGGCCATGAACGTGCGCGGCGGCAACGGCTACATCGAGGAGTGGGTGAACGCGCGGCTCGTGCGCGACAGCTACCTGGGCGCCATCTGGGAGGGTGCGACGCCGGTGGTGGCGCTCGACGTCCAGCGCGCCATCATGCGCGAGCAGTGCCACGAGGCCCTCTTCGCGTATATCGGCAGGCAGCTCCAGCACGTGACGGAGCCGGCGGCCAAGCCCTGGGTGGACGCGGTGGTCCAGGCGGTCGAGGCGCTCAAGCGGCGCATCGACGTGTGGGCCGCGCTGTCTCCCGAAGAACAGGAGCTCGAGGCCAAGCCCGTGGCCGACCTTCTCTACCACCTGCTGGCGGCGAGCCTGCTCCTCCACGAGGGCCAGACGCTTCGCGAGCGCTCGCAAGACTTCCACAAGCTTCTCGTGGGCGCGCTCTACGTCCAGCGCTGGCTTGCGGCCCGCGATCTCCACGCGCCGCCCTTCGCCGCGCGGGATCTCGGCTGGCTCGACGCGTTGATCGCCTGGACCCCCGTTCCCAAGACAGCGCTGAGCAGTCGGGCCTCTCACTAGGGCCCCGGCTTGTGTTCCGGCTGACAACCCCCCGTTCTGACAGGGGGAAAGGCGGTTCGGTCCCTCTTGGCCCTTGTGGTATCCTCACCCTCACATCGCGAGAGTGGCGGAACTGGCAGACGCGCTGGACTTAGGATCCAGAGGGTCATACCCGTGGGGGTTCGACTCCCCCCTCTCGCACCAGCCTTTTTCATCAGGAGCCTGAATGAAAGTCGCCGTCGAAGAGATCGGCGCGTGCAAGCGCCGCCTGCAGGTGGAAGAGGGACCGGAAGTCGTCCAGGACGCCTGGGAGAAGGCCTTCAAGCGTGTCCAGAAGGAGGCCCGGCTGCCCGGCTTCCGCAAGGGCAAGGTGCCGGCGGGCATGATCAAGCTGCACTTCGCCGATGACGTCCGCCAGGAGGTCGCCCGCCACCTGATCCCCGACGTCTATCGCCAGGCGCTCCAGGAGACCAAGCTCCGCCCCGTAGAAGAGCCCGACCTCAAGGAAGTGACGCTCGAGGAGGGCGCGCCGCTCAAGTTCGAGGCGATGGTGGAGATCAAGCCCGCCATCGCGCTCGGCCAGTACGCGGGGCTGACCGTCAAGCACGCGCCCAAGCCTTTCGAGGAGCGCGAAGTGGACGAGGCGCTCGAGCACCTGCGGGAGCAGCACGCCGAGTTCCGCACCGTGGAGCGTCCGGCCGATCTCCACGACCACGTGATCATGGATTACACGCTGACGCCCGAGGGCATGGACGCGCGGACGGAGACGGGCTACGGCTTTCTCATCGGCTCGGGCGCGGTCATGCCCGAGGTCGAGGAGGCCGTGATCGGGCTCACAGCGGGAGGTGAGCGGACTACCCACGTCCGCTTCCCCGACGACCACCGGAACGAGGCGCTTCGCGGCAAGGCGGGCGAGGCAAAGGTCAAGGTCACCGAGGTCAAGGAGAAGGTGCTCCCGGCCCTCGACGACGAGCTGGCCAAAACCGTGGGTCAGTTCGACACGCTGGACGCCCTCAAGGAGGGGGTGCGGAAGGGTCTTGAGGCACGGCGGTCCGCGGAGAACCGGCAGGTGCTCGAGGACGCCGTCACCGAGGCCGTGCTGGCGGGGCACCCTGTCGAGGTCCCAGAAGCACTCGTGCTGCGTCAGGTGGGCCATCTGATCGAGCACACGCGCGAGCGTGTCAGGCGCCAGGGCATGGACCCCGACAAGCTGCCCTGGGACTACGGCAAGCTGCTGGAAGAGCTCAAGCCGGGAGCCGAAAAAGCCGTGCGCCGGTCGCTCGTGCTCGAGGCCATCGCCGAGAAGGAGGGGCTCATCCCGACGGACGCCGACGTCGACGCCGAGGTTGAGAAGATCGCGGTCGCCAACAACCGGCCTGTCCCGGCCGTGAGGCGGATCATGCAGGATAGCGGCGACCTGGACGGGCTGCGACACTCGCTCCGCGAGACCCGGACGCTGGAGTTTCTCATCTCGAAGTCAACCGTGACGGTCTAGGGTACACTGGGCGCATGGCAACCAGGAGGCGTCCCATGGCGTTGGTTCCGATGGTGGTGGAGCAGACGCCCCGCGGCGAGCGGGCGTTCGACATCTTCTCGCGTCTGCTCAAGGAGCGGATCATCTTCCTGCCGACCTATATCGAGGACGAGATCGCGAACCTCGTGATCGCGCAGATGCTCTTCCTCGAGGCCGAGGACCCGGACAAGGACATCGCGCTGTACATCAATTCGCCGGGTGGCTCGGTGACGGCGGGCATGGCGATCTACGACACGATGCAGTACATCAAGCCCGACGTGAGCACGATCTGCATGGGGCAGGCGGCCTCGATGGGGGCGCTCCTGCTGGCGGCCGGCGCCAAGAACAAGCGCTTCGCCCTGCCGCACGCGCGGATCATGATCCACCAGCCGCTCGGGGGAGTCCAGGGGCAGGCGACGGATATCGACATCCAGGCCAGGGAGATCCTCCGGATGCGGGAGGAGTTGAACCGCATCCTGCTCCACCACACGGACCAGACCATGGAGAAGATCCAGCGGGATACGGACCGCGACTTCTTCATGACCGCGGAGCAGGCCAAGGAGTACAGGATCGTGGACGAGGTCATCTCCTCCAAGCCGACTCCGAGGCCGGTGGCCGACGCGCCGGCGATGGCGGGGAGATAGGCGGCTCGGGGAATGGCGGCTCGGGCGCGCGAGGGCGGAGGGACGCTGAAGTGCTCGTTCTGCGGCAAGAGCCAGAACGACGTGCGCAAGCTCATCGCGGGGCCCACGGTCTACATCTGCGACGAGTGCATCGAGCTCTGCAACGACATCATCGCGGAGGAGTGGGAGGAGGAGAAGAGTAAGGAGCTCCGCAGCCTCCCCAAGCCCGCCGAGATCAAGACCGTGCTCGACCAGTACGTGGTCGGGCAGGAGCGGGCGAAGAAGGTCCTCGCCGTCGCCGTCCACAACCACTACAAGCGCGTCGAGGCGGGCGGCGAAGCCGGCGACGTCGAGCTCCAGAAGGCGAACATCTTGCTGATCGGCCCGACCGGCTCCGGCAAGACGCTGCTCGCGCAAACCCTCGCCAAGATGCTCCACGTGCCCTTCACCATCGCCGACGCGACCACGCTGACCGAGGCGGGCTACGTCGGCGAGGATGTGGAGAACATCATCCTGCGACTGCTGCAGGCGGCGGACTACGACGTCGAGCGGGCCCAGCGGGGCATCGTGTACATCGACGAGATCGACAAGATCGCACGCAAGAGCGAGAACCCGTCCATCACCCGCGACGTCTCGGGCGAGGGTGTCCAGCAGGCGCTCCTGAAGATCCTCGAGGGCACGGTCGCCAACGTGCCGCCCCAGGGCGGGCGGAAGCACCCGCACCAGGAGTTCATCCAGGTCGACACGGCCAACGTGCTCTTCATCTGCGGTGGCGCATTCGTCGGGCTCGACAAGATGGTGGAGAACCGCGTGGGCAAGACCGGCATGGGCTTCGGCGCCGAGATCAAGAGCCGGGAGGACCGGCGGGTGGGCGATCTCCTGGCGATGGTGCAGCCGGAGGACATGCTCAAGTACGGCCTCATCCCCGAGTTCGTCGGGCGGCTGCCGGTCGTCGCGACGCTCCACGACCTGGACGAAGCGGCGCTCGTGCGGATCCTGAAGGAGCCCAAGAACGCCATCATCAAGCAGTACCAGAAGTACTTCGACCTCGAGAAGGTGCGGCTCAAGTTCACCGACGACGCCGTCGCCGCCGTGGCCCGCGAGGCCATGAAGCGTGGGACAGGCGCGCGCGGGCTCAGATCCGTGCTGGAGGAGGTCATGCTCGAGGTGATGTACGAGCTGCCGTCCCTCCCGGGGCTCAAGGAGTGCATCATCACGCGCGAGGCGATCGTGAGCCGCGAGCGGCCGATCCTCATCTCGGAGCCGAAAGAGCAGTCCGCCTGACGCTTCACCGCCCTGAGCTTCACCCCCGGAAGGCGTGCTTCATCCACACGTTGGCTTCCTCGTAGCGTCCGACATCGCGCCTGACGTCGATCTTCACCGGCTGGAACGCGCCCGCGACGACGTACGACCCGCTCTCGGGGAAGCGCAGTCCCGCCCACTCCTCCCATCGGGCGACCGTGTCGGTGATGACCATCGCTTTCGGAGCGACCCGCACGATCTCAGCGCCCATCCGCTGATGCACGCGGAGCCACGGGTCGAAGACGGCGCCGTCGGCGCGCGTCCATGTGACGTAGCGCTCCATGGGAGTGAGTGGGTAGAGCTGCTTGAGCGACGGGCGCAACGGCGCCACGAGGGTCTTCAAGCCGTGGCGCCGGGCGATCTCGCCCATGGCCTCGATCACCGGCCGGCTCACCCCACGGTCGCGGTGCGCGGGATCCACGATGGCCGCCAGTGCCGAGAGCGCCGTCGGCCGGCGGCCGTCCCGCTTCACCGCCACGCCCCGCTCCAGGATCTCCGGGATGTCCGGCGGGAGGTCAGCCATCGAGCCGTCGCAGATCAAGGGGATGGAGTTCCCAATTGCCACGAGCGCGCCGGCCTCATCCCAGAGCCCAAACTGGAAGTCGGCGAAGTCGGTGAAGATCCGGGGCCAGAGGGGGCCCGCGCCGTTGCCCTCGTGGACGAAGCGCGGCCAGGCCTGGCGGTGGAACTCGGGGAAGTGCTCCCTGAGCCCCGGCTCCTCGCTGAGGGTGCGAACCGTGAATTCCATGTCAGAATGATCCTCGAATGAGAGCCCGTCGTCCAGCGCCGCTTGTCGAGCCCACGTCATGACCCCCGGCACGCTCTACGTGGTCGCCACGCCCATTGGCAACCTCGAGGACATCACGCTCCGGGCCCTCCGCGTGCTGAAAGAGGTCGGCCTCGTCGCCTGCGAGGACACGCGCCGCACGCGGACGCTGCTGACCCACTTCGGCATCCACGTGCCCGTCACGAGCTACTTCGAGCACAACAAGCTCGCCAAGGGCCCGGCCATACTCAAGACGCTCCGCGAGGGAAAATCCGTGGCGCTGGTCACTGATGCGGGGACGCCGGGCATCTCGGATCCAGGCTTCCTCCTCGTCAGGGAAGCGCGCGAGGCCGGCATCCCCGTGGTCCCGGTGCCCGGCCCCTCGGCCGTGGTGACGGCGCTGTCGGCCGCCGGTATCCCCGCCGACAGCTTCGTCTTCGACGGCTTCCTGCCCGTCAAGCCGGGGAAGCGGATCCACAGGCTCGAGGCGCTTCGCGGGCTCGAGATGACGCTGGTCTGCTACGAGTCGCCCCACCGCATCCTCGCCGCGCTCGAGGCGATAGGCCAGGTATTCGGCCAGGCCGAGATCGTCGCGGCCCGCGAGCTGACCAAGCAGTTCGAGGAGATCATCCGCGGCACGCCGGAGGCGCTTCGGGAGCGCTTCGCCGCGGGCACGGTCAGGGGAGAATTCACGCTCGTCATCCCGTATACTAAGGGCTCATGTCCATCCCCAAAGCCCTGACCATTGCCGGCTCGGATTCTGGCGGCGGCGCGGGCATCCAGGCGGATCTCAAGACCTTCTCGGCCTACCGGGTCTTCGGCATGTCCGTCATCACCGCGGTGACGGCGCAGAATTCCGTGGGGGTCCAGGCCGTCGAGTATCTGCCGCCTGCGTTTGTCGCTCACCAACTCTCATCCGTCCTGGACGACTTCGGCGCCGACGCCGCCAAGTGCGGCATGCTCGGCACCGCCGCCATCGTCGAGGCGGTGGCGGCCGGGTTGCGCGCGCATCCGGTGGAGCGGCTCGTGGTCGACCCGGTCATGACCGCCAAGTCCGGCGACGCGCTGCTCGAGCCCGATGCCGTAGGCAAAGTGACGATCCGCCTCCTGCCCCTGGCCCTCGTGGTGACGCCTAACCTGCCGGAGGCTGAAGTGTTGGCCGGCATGCCGGTGTCGAGCCGGGCCGACATGGAGGAGGCCGCGCGCCGCATCCACAAGCTGGGGCCGCGCCACGTGCTGGTCAAGGGCGGCCACCTCAAGGGCGACGCGGTGGACCTCCTCTACAACGGCCGCGACTTCACGGCCTTCCAGGCCCCGCGCATTGAGTCCGACAACACGCACGGCACCGGCTGCACCTTCTCGGCCGCCATCGTGGCGGGCTTGGCTCAGGGGCGGCCGCTCGGCGAGGCCGTGCGCGACGCCAAGGCCTACGTGACGCGCGCCATCCGCGAGGGCTTCGCCCTCGGCCGCGGCGTGGGCGCGCTCCGGCACTTCCTCACGGAGTGGTGATGGCCGACGAGCAGACGGGGCCCGATCCCCAGCAGCAGCGCAGGCTCGGCCAGATGTCGTTCATGGACCACCTGGGCGAGCTCCGCACGCGGATCATGTGGTGCCTGATCGCCGCGGGCGTGGGTCTCGTCATCGCGTTTTTCATCACGGACCCGGTCATGCGCTTCATCTCGCGGCCGCTGTTGGGCCTGAAGACCGAGCTCGTCTTCACCTCGCCCACCGAGGCCTTCTGGACCTGGATGAAGGTCGCCATGGTGCTGGCCATCTTCATCTCCATGCCCGCCCTTCTCTACCAGGTCTGGAAGTTCGTGTCTCCCGGGCTCCACGAGCACGAGAAGAAGTACGCGGCGCCGTTCATCATCGTGGGCTCGCTGCTGTTCCTGATCGGCGGCGCCTTCGCGATGCTCATCATCATCCCCTACGCCTCGACCTTCCTGGTGACGTTCGGGCAGGAGAAGGGCTGGAAGCCGATGATCACGGTGTCCTCGTACACCGATTTCGTCATCAAGTTCGCCCTGGCCTTCGGCATCGTGTTCGAGCTGCCGGTGGTGATCACCATCCTGGCGCTGATCGGCGTGGTGACGCCGCAGTTCCTCTCGAAGAACCGCAAGTACGCCATTTTGATCAATTTCATTGTTGCAGCGGTCTTGACGCCTACTCCCGACATGATCAACCAGACGCTGATGGCAGGCCCCCTGTGCATCCTCTACGAGATCGGCATCATCTGCGCGCGACTGGCCGTGAGGAAGAAGCGCAAGACGCCGGCGCCTGAGCCGCCTGCGGAGACGACGGCGGCGCCATGAGCCCGCTCGACTTCAACTCGCTCGAGCTGCCCGAGCCGGTGATGCGCGGCATCCGCGACGCCGGCTTCGTCGCGGCGACGCCCATCCAGGAAAGCACGCTGCCGCTCGCGCTCAAAGGCAAGGACGTGGCGGGCCAGTCTCAGACGGGCACCGGCAAGACGGCGGTCTTCCTGATCGCCGCCTTCACCCGCTGCCTGCGCCATCCGGCGCCGGCCAAGAGCGGGCCGACGGCGCCGCGCGTGCTGATCATCGCGCCCACGCGCGAGCTGGTGGTGCAGATCGAGGCGGACGCCCGGCTCCTGGGCGCCCACACGGGGCTCAAGATCCGCGCCGTGTACGGCGGCATCGACTACAACAAGCAGCGCGAGGATCTCAGCGAGGCCTGCGACATCCTGGTGGGCACGCCCGGCCGTCTCATCGATTATCTCAAGCAGCACATCTGGTCGCCCCAGCGCGTCGAGGTCCTCGTCATCGACGAGGCCGACCGCATGTTCGACATGGGCTTCATCGCCGACCTGCGCTTCATCCTGCGCAAGCTGCCCAAGCCCGAGAAGCGGCAGTCCTTCCTCTTCTCGGCGACGCTCTCCTTCCGCGTGCTGGAGCTGACCTGGGAGTTCATGAACAACCCCACCCAGATCTCCGTCACGCCGCTCCAGAAGACCGCCGAGAACGTCGTCCAGGTGCTCTATCACGCCGGGCGCGAGGAGAAGTTCAGCCTGCTCCTGGGGCTCCTCAAACGGGAAGGCGGCAGCCGCATCCTGATGTTCTCCAACACGCGCGAGGAGGCGCGGCGCCTCGAGGACCGATTGGAGCGCAATGGCTGGCAGGCCAAGGCCCTGACCGGTGACGTGGAGCAGAAGAAGCGGCTGAAGATCCTGAACGACTTCAAGAACGGCGAGCTGCCCATCCTCGTGGCGACGGACGTCGCCTCGCGGGGGCTTCACATCGAAGGGGTGACCCACGTCATCAACTGGGACATGCCCCAGGACCCCGAGGACTACGTGCACCGCATCGGCCGCACGGCCCGAGCCGGGGCAACGGGCAAGTCCATCAGTCTGGCGGACGAGACGGGCGCGCTCCAGATCGAGCCCATCGAGAAGTTCATCGGCGAGAAGATTCCCGTCGAATGGGCCGAGGACGATTGGTTCCTGCCCGAGATCAAGCCGACGAGCGAAGAGCGCCGGAAGTACGCCGACGAGAAGCGCGCGCGCATGGCTGCGCGCGGCGGGCGACCGGGAGGCGGCGGAAGAGGCGGACCTGGCGGTGGCCGGGGCGGACCCGGCGGCGGCAGACCGGGCGGCGGCCACGGCGGGCGGCCCGGCGGCGGGCGCCCCCCCGGCCGAGGTCGCTGACGCAAGAGTTTCACCTCCCCCTGCCTCGCGCGGAGCGCGCGCTCGCCGCCCTGCTCGGAGGGCCGTGGCGCGATCTCCTGTACGTCCCCGGGCCCGACTTCACATCAGCTCTTGAGCCCGGCCTCTTTCGCAGCGCTTTCGTGGTCGTCCCGGCCGACGGCCCCGCCATCCGCATTTCCTCGACCGTGATGCCCGCCTTCGGCATCGAGCTGTGCCGCGTCCAGCTCGAGGCGCTGCCGGACTATCGCGCCGAGATGCTCGGCTCCTTCTTCGATCCGGAACGCCGCGGGCGGATCTTCGTGATGACGAAGGAGCGCGAGACCCTGTCCGCGCAGCCGCCCGAGCGGGAGGGCTGGAGCTATGCCGGGCCTTCGCTCGGCGAGCGACTTGGCCGCGTCGAGCGCGTCAGGCTGATCCGGGAGCGCGTGGCGGCGAAGCTCGACGGCCAGGCGGTGGGGTGGACGGCCGATCGCGGGCTGGTCATCGACGTGCCCGCGGGCGAGCCCTGCCTGCTGCTGGCTTCGGCCGAGAGCGCCGAGCAGGCCCTCTTCCTCCCGGTGCCCCGCCTCTATCGTGCGCTTCTGGCTTCGACGTCGGCCGCGCCCGGGGCGACGGCACGCGAGCTCCTGGGCTATGGCGAGTGGCGGGAAGACTTCCAGCTGGCGCTCGAGACGGTCGCGCTCAGCAGCCCCGGGCTCTAGCCCAATGCGCTACATCATGCCCTGCCTGTTGCCGCCGCCGATCGGGGACTATCAGCGCGAGCTGGTCGACGTCATCACAGCACGCTTCGGGCTGACCTTCACCCAGCGTCAGGCGATCCCCGCGCACTTCACCCTCAAGTACCACTTCACGACCCCGGAGATCGGGCAGATCGAAACGCTGCTTGACGACTTGGTTCGGAGGCAACGCAGGACGCCCATTATCGTAGGAGGCTTCGGGCACTTCCTCGAAGACGTCATCTTCGTTGAGGTCGAGCTCTCGCCCTCCGCGCAGCGTGTCTTCGAGGCGCTGGTTTCAGCCTTGAGGACGCTCCCATGGATGTCCTGGGCCCAGTTCGATGCCGAGAACCTGCGCCCCCACATGACGATCGCCGAGCAGTGTCGGCCCCGCTTCCGAGAGGTCTGGGAGTTCCTCAAGCCGCGCGAGCGTCGCTTCACGGCGTGGTTCGACAACATCACGATTCTCAAGAAGGTGGGCGAGACGGACGACATGGACCTGTGGGCCGTCCACAGGAGGTTCGACCTGGGCGACTAAGCGGCGGAGGGGGACTCTAGAAGCGGCGGCGGCTGCCCATCGACTTCTTGCGGAGGCGGAGCGACTTCGGCGTGATCTCGAGCAGCTCGTCCTCGCGGATCCACTCGAGCGACTGCTCGAGGTTCATCAGGTGGGGCGGTGTCAGGCGCACGCCCTCGTCCGAGGTGGACGCGCGCATGTTGGTCAGCTTCTTTTCCTTGGTGATGTTGACGTCGAGGTCGCTGTCGCGGTTGTGCTCCCCGACGACCTGTCCCTCGTAGACCGATTCCCCCGGCCCGACGAAAAGCACGCCGCGCGGCTGGAGATGGTCGATAGCATAGGCGGTCGTTCTGTTCGTGCGATCGGAGACGAGCGCGCCGTTCGCCCGGTGCGGGATATCGCCCTGCCACTCGGCATAGCCGTCGAAGAGGTGGTTCAGCAGCCCCGTGCCGCGGGTGTCCGTGAGGAACTCGGAGCGGTAGCCGATGAGCCCACGCGAGGGCAGGCGGTACTCGAGCCGCACGCGCCCCGTGCCGTGGTTGACCATCTTGGTCATCTGGCCCTTGCGGGGCCCGAGCTTCTGCGTCACCGCGCCGATGAACTCCTCGGGGATGTCCACCACGAGGTGCTCCATCGGCTCGAGCGTCTGGCCCTTCTCTTCCTTCGTGATGATCTGGGGCTTGCTCACTTCCAGCTCGAAGTCCTCGCGCCGGATCATCTCGATCAGGATGGCGAGCTGCAGCTCGCCCCGCCCAGACACCCTGAACGTATCGGGTGAGTCGGTCTCCTCGACGCGGATGCCGACGTTGGTCCGCCGCTCCTTCCAGAGCCGGTCGCGCAGCTGGGTGGACGTGACGAACCTGCCCTCACGCCCGGAGAAGGGCGAGACATTCGACGAGAAGAGCATCGAGACCGTGGGCTCGTCGATGTGCATGACGGGCAGGGCCACGGGGTTCTCGGCGTCGGCCAGGGTCTCGCCGATCTCGACGTTGTCCGTGCCGGCCACGGCCACGAGATCGCCGGCCGAGGCTTCGGCCACCTCGACACGCTTGAGCCCCTCGTAGCCGTAGAGCACCGTGATCTTGGCGCTCTCGGTCGAGCCGTCGCGGTGGACCACCGCCACCCGGTCGTACTGGCGGATCGTGCCGTTGACGATCCGGCCGATCACGAGCCGGCCCACATAGTCGTCCCAGTCAAGCGAGGTGGCGCGGAACTGGAGCCCCATCCCGGGGTCGAAGCGCGGCGGCGGGATCGTGTTGACCAACGTCTCGAAGAGCGGCGCCAGGGTCTTGGAGTCGTCGTCCAGGCTGAGCTTGGCGATGCCCTTGCGCGCGTCGGTGTAGAGGACGGGGAAGTCGAGCTGGTCCTCCGCCGCCTCGAGGTCGATGAAGAGGTCGTAGACCTCGTCGAGCACCAGCGCGGCGCGCGCGTCCTGGCGGTCGATCTTGTTGATGACGACCACCGGGGTCAATCCCGCCTCGAGCGCCTTCTTGAGCACGAAGCGCGTCTGGGGCAGGGGGCCTTCCGCCGCGTCCACCAGCAGCAGCACGCCGTCCACGAGCGTCAGCGTCCGCTCGACCTCGCCGCCGAAGTCGGCGTGGCCGGGGGTATCCACGATGTTGATCTTCATGTCCTTGTAGTGGATGGACGTGTTCTTCGCCATGATGGTGATGCCCTTCTCGCGCTCGAGGTCGATCGAGTCCATGACCCGCTCGACCACGTGCTCATTGGCGCGGAAGATGCCCGACTGCCACAGCATGGCGTCCACGAGGGTGGTCTTCCCGTGGTCGACGTGCGCAATGATGGCGACGTTTCGGATGTCGGGGCGCTGCGGCATGGCTTTCACTGTACCACGGATGGAGTGGCGAACCAGCGCGGCGGTGGGGCATAATGACGCGTCCAACCCGGCGTCCCACGTGCAAGGAGGCTCATTCGTGAAGGCTCGCGTCGCCATCATCGCGCTCGTCGCGCTGTTCGTCACGCTCGTGCTGCCTGTCCCCGGCCCGATCGGGCCCGTCGGCGCCCAGCAGCCGACCCCACCCGCACCCAAGGAAGCCCCCAAAGGAGGCACGAAGGTGAAACAGACGGCCACCATCACCATGGAGAAGGGCGGCGTGATCGCCATCGAATTCTTTCCGGAGGACGCCCCCAAGACGGTGGAGAACTTCGTCACGCTGGCCAAGAAGGGTTACTACGACGGGGTGACCTTCCATCGCGTGGAGCCGAACTTCGTCGTCCAGGGCGGCGACCCCAAGGGCGACGGCACCGGGGGCCCGGGCTACACCATCAAGGACGAGTTCAACAAGCAGAAGCACGTCCGCGGCGTGGTGGCGATGGCGCGGACCCAGGCCCCGAATTCCGCGGGCAGCCAATTTTACTTCACGCTGGCCCCCGCCCACTTCCTCGACGGCCAGTACACCGTCTTCGGCCGGGTCACCTCGGGCATGGAGGTGGTGGACAAGATCAAGGTCGGCGACAAGATGAAGTCGGTGAAGATCAACGAGGCCGCCCAGTAGCGCCATGGCCTGGTCGCTCCTGATCCGGAACGGCACGGTGGTGGACGGCAGCGGCGCGCCCGCGCGTGCCGCCGACGTCGCGGTCGAGGGCGACCGTATCGCGGCGGTGGCGCCCGGGCTGGCCGGCGAGGCGGACCGGGTGATCGACGCCAAGGGTCTCATGGTCGCCCCCGGCTTCATCGACATCCACTCGCACTCGGACCTGGTCTACGACAAGTGCCCGTCGGCCGAGTCCAAGGTGCGCCAGGGCGTGACCACCGAGGTGGTCGGCATGTGCAGCTTCTCGCCGGCCCCGGTCGCTCCGGGCCGCGCGGATCTGGTGCAGGAGTGGGCGGGCGGCATCGGCGGCAAGATACCCATCACCTGGAACACCTTCGGCGAGTACCTCGATCACCTGCGCGGCCTGGGCCCCTCGGTGAACATCGTGCAGTTCGTGGGTCACGGAGCCCTGCGCTTGGCCGCCGTCGGGGCCGCGGCGCGCGCGGTGACACCGGAGGAGCAGCGGGGCATGGAGCGGCTGCTCGCGGAAGCGCTCGACGCGGGCGCCTTCGGCTTCTCCACCGGGCTGGTGTATGCGCCCAGCGTCTACGGCAATACGGAAGAGCTGGTGGGGCTTGCCCGCAGCATGGCGAGCCGGCGCGGGCTCTACTTCTCGCACATCCGAGGCGAGGCGGCCACGCTCGAGCAGGCGGCCCAGGAAGCCATCACGATCGGTGAGCAGGCCGGCGTGCCCGTGCAGATCGCCCACGTGAAGGCCTCGGGCCGCGAGAACTG
It encodes the following:
- the typA gene encoding translational GTPase TypA, coding for MPQRPDIRNVAIIAHVDHGKTTLVDAMLWQSGIFRANEHVVERVMDSIDLEREKGITIMAKNTSIHYKDMKINIVDTPGHADFGGEVERTLTLVDGVLLLVDAAEGPLPQTRFVLKKALEAGLTPVVVINKIDRQDARAALVLDEVYDLFIDLEAAEDQLDFPVLYTDARKGIAKLSLDDDSKTLAPLFETLVNTIPPPRFDPGMGLQFRATSLDWDDYVGRLVIGRIVNGTIRQYDRVAVVHRDGSTESAKITVLYGYEGLKRVEVAEASAGDLVAVAGTDNVEIGETLADAENPVALPVMHIDEPTVSMLFSSNVSPFSGREGRFVTSTQLRDRLWKERRTNVGIRVEETDSPDTFRVSGRGELQLAILIEMIRREDFELEVSKPQIITKEEKGQTLEPMEHLVVDIPEEFIGAVTQKLGPRKGQMTKMVNHGTGRVRLEYRLPSRGLIGYRSEFLTDTRGTGLLNHLFDGYAEWQGDIPHRANGALVSDRTNRTTAYAIDHLQPRGVLFVGPGESVYEGQVVGEHNRDSDLDVNITKEKKLTNMRASTSDEGVRLTPPHLMNLEQSLEWIREDELLEITPKSLRLRKKSMGSRRRF
- a CDS encoding peptidylprolyl isomerase, which produces MKARVAIIALVALFVTLVLPVPGPIGPVGAQQPTPPAPKEAPKGGTKVKQTATITMEKGGVIAIEFFPEDAPKTVENFVTLAKKGYYDGVTFHRVEPNFVVQGGDPKGDGTGGPGYTIKDEFNKQKHVRGVVAMARTQAPNSAGSQFYFTLAPAHFLDGQYTVFGRVTSGMEVVDKIKVGDKMKSVKINEAAQ